In one window of Branchiostoma lanceolatum isolate klBraLanc5 chromosome 15, klBraLanc5.hap2, whole genome shotgun sequence DNA:
- the LOC136420336 gene encoding uncharacterized protein: MHINLFITHSVSLNLKKVIKDDVGLQDDDLYSVMIDRELEVKKAQNKAEESAKAMMCLQAEVEREHAENSKLEKELQETKKASERSAEEMASLQDKVPQEQEENVKLEKALGEFKFFRGDHLTESKTEIRDIFRDELMGMEDNRIIILEKKTLEASVKELTWANEKQTKKLDTAKKSYGKLLVALENQKEVVKKKNKDSSTATDCRAPGDRPRQQGNICPSVPSDRYLAEPGKAVLALETTVKELKLAYKAQAKELEDNRMILLEKKTREASVKELTLANEKQAKVLEQLQADLEYNKAAKESSNKTIHYYLGASEKLLADNDTLARGVTEFESAVEGMDLSDKCEDPGTPCRHGTGEGRSLRFEEWEEELTDEEF; encoded by the exons atgcacatcaacttgttcatcactcactcagtcagtcTGAACctcaagaaggtgattaaggatgatgttggtttacaggatgatgacctttattctgTCATGATTGACAGGGAatt GGAAGTGAAAAAGGCACAAAATAAAGCAGAAGAATCAGCAAAAGCCATGATGTGTCTTCAAGCTGAAGTTGAACGCGAGCATGCTGAGAATTCAAAGCTGGAAAA GGAGCTTCAAGAGACAAAGAAGGCTTCAGAAAGGTCTGCAGAAGAAATGGCGTCTCTTCAGGATAAAGTTCCACAGGAACAAGAGGAAAACGTGAAGCTGGAAAA AGCGCTTGGGGAGTTCAAGTTTTTCAGGGGAGATCACCTGACGGAGAGTAAGACAGAGATACGTGACATTTTCAGAGATGAGCTCAT GGGAATGGAGGACAACAGAATTATCATTCTTGAGAAGAAGACCCTGGAGGCATCTGTGAAGGAACTGACCTGGGCCaacgaaaaacaaacaaa GAAGCTTGATACGGCTAAAAAGTCATACGGAAAGCTTCTAGTGGCACTAGAGAACCAAAAAGAAGTAGTTAAGAAGAAGAACAAGGACAGCAGCACAGCCACTGA ctgtaggGCCCCTGGGGACAGGCCCCGtcagcaggggaatatttgccccagtGTGCCATCTGACAG GTACTTAGCAGAACCTGGAAAGGCTGTACTGGCCCTCGAAACAACTGTGAAGGAACTAAAGTTGGCGTACAAAGCACAGGCAAA GGAACTGGAGGACAACAGAATGATTCTCCTTGAGAAGAAGACCCGGGAGGCATCTGTGAAGGAACTGACCTTGGCCAACGAGAAACAAGCAAA GGTTTTGGAACAGTTACAAGCTGATCTGGAGTACAACAAAGCAGCCAAGGAGAGCAGTAATAAGACCATTCATTATTATCTGGGCGCGAGCGAAAAGCTACTGGCAGACAATGACACACTAGCTCG CGGAGTAACAGAATTTGAGAGTGCGGTGGAGGGAATGGACCTATCTGACAAG TGTGAAGACCCCGGCACACCGTGCAGACACGGGACGGGGGAGGGGAGGAGCCTGCGGTTTGAAGAATGGGAGGAGGAGCTGACTGATGAGGAGTTCTAG